From a region of the Roseivirga sp. 4D4 genome:
- the panD gene encoding aspartate 1-decarboxylase gives MQIEVFKSKIHRAKVTQAELHYVGSITLDETLMNAANIIENEKVQIVNVNNGERFETYVIKGDKDSGTVCLNGPAARKVQVGDVIIIVSYGIMDFESAKSHTPKIVFPDNDNKLS, from the coding sequence ATGCAAATAGAGGTATTTAAATCGAAAATTCATCGAGCCAAGGTAACTCAGGCCGAACTGCACTATGTTGGAAGCATTACATTAGATGAAACGCTAATGAATGCGGCAAATATCATAGAAAACGAAAAGGTGCAAATCGTGAACGTGAACAACGGAGAACGCTTTGAGACTTATGTCATAAAGGGAGATAAAGATAGCGGAACTGTTTGCCTAAATGGGCCTGCGGCCAGAAAAGTCCAAGTTGGAGATGTGATCATTATTGTATCTTACGGTATTATGGACTTTGAATCGGCCAAATCGCATACACCTAAAATAGTTTTCCCAGATAACGACAATAAACTGTCATAA
- a CDS encoding lysylphosphatidylglycerol synthase transmembrane domain-containing protein, whose amino-acid sequence MRIALKDILKFIVSIGLTGYVLYKTSGSVDWEKASDAILKFNYGWIFLSVFLSILSHLLRAYRWNLLLNTGGFRPSLFTSYLALMIGYLSSMAIPRLGEVTRCTTLKRTNKIPVPFSLGTVLTDRLLDLFMLGLLTIFLLLMRFELLKSFFIDFIEAKVPFVSQYWPILVLLALGGIVFLFWLIRESKRPQRKSGFLSKLIDFIINLMNGMKTIAKIKSPIQFWLSTVGIWVLYFLMLYVISFGYGPTDEMSLMAGVAVLVMGSLGMVTPVNNGIGAYQAFVASILVVFGIVYEDGYVFAIISQGSQVVAIILIGFISLLILNFRKKEQEIETDIS is encoded by the coding sequence TTGAGAATTGCGCTAAAAGATATCCTCAAGTTCATTGTCTCAATTGGCCTTACTGGCTATGTGCTATATAAAACTTCAGGCAGTGTCGATTGGGAAAAGGCTTCTGATGCCATTCTAAAGTTCAATTATGGCTGGATTTTCCTGAGTGTTTTTCTTTCGATTCTGAGTCATCTACTTAGAGCCTATAGATGGAACCTATTATTGAATACTGGTGGCTTTAGGCCTAGTCTTTTTACATCATATCTAGCCTTAATGATTGGCTATCTATCCAGCATGGCAATCCCTAGATTGGGAGAAGTGACGAGATGTACAACACTCAAAAGAACCAATAAGATTCCCGTCCCATTCTCATTAGGAACAGTACTTACCGACCGACTCTTGGATCTTTTTATGCTTGGCCTTCTTACAATCTTCTTACTTCTAATGAGATTCGAACTGTTAAAATCTTTTTTTATTGACTTCATAGAGGCTAAAGTTCCTTTTGTAAGTCAATACTGGCCAATTTTAGTACTTCTGGCACTTGGTGGAATAGTCTTTCTCTTTTGGCTTATTCGCGAATCTAAAAGACCTCAAAGGAAAAGTGGTTTTTTGTCTAAGCTCATCGACTTCATAATCAACTTGATGAACGGAATGAAGACAATAGCCAAAATCAAGAGTCCAATTCAGTTCTGGCTATCAACGGTGGGTATTTGGGTTCTCTATTTTCTAATGCTCTATGTGATCTCTTTTGGCTACGGACCGACTGACGAAATGTCACTTATGGCAGGAGTGGCAGTTCTAGTCATGGGAAGTCTTGGCATGGTTACTCCTGTGAACAACGGAATTGGAGCCTACCAGGCCTTTGTTGCCAGTATTCTTGTCGTATTTGGCATAGTCTACGAAGATGGTTATGTTTTTGCTATTATTTCACAAGGATCGCAAGTAGTAGCCATTATACTAATTGGTTTTATAAGCTTGCTAATCCTTAACTTTAGGAAGAAGGAGCAGGAAATTGAAACAGACATCTCATAA
- a CDS encoding zinc metallopeptidase, translating into MFGGFIILVVGIMIVSWAVQNSLKRKFKKYSQVGLSIGLSGKEVAELMLRDNGIDDVQVVSVQGRLTDHYNPLDKTVNLSPDVYAGRSVMAAAVAAHECGHAIQHATAYAPLKMRSALVPLQALSGRILNILFFIMIFGVGASFLPYEMAGILIVGVYAVFTLFAFVTLPVEFDATKRALAWVDQRNITQGKEHDMATDALDAAARTYLVAALGSLAMLIYYAMVFLGDR; encoded by the coding sequence ATGTTTGGAGGATTTATAATATTAGTTGTAGGGATAATGATTGTCAGCTGGGCTGTTCAAAACAGCCTCAAGCGTAAATTCAAAAAATATTCACAAGTAGGTCTTTCCATTGGACTTAGCGGAAAAGAAGTCGCTGAGCTTATGCTGAGAGATAATGGCATAGATGATGTACAAGTGGTTTCTGTACAAGGCAGGTTGACTGACCATTACAATCCTTTGGATAAAACGGTAAACTTAAGCCCTGATGTTTATGCGGGTAGATCGGTAATGGCAGCCGCGGTTGCTGCTCACGAATGTGGTCATGCAATTCAACATGCCACAGCCTATGCGCCTCTAAAAATGAGATCAGCCCTAGTTCCGTTACAAGCCTTGAGTGGAAGAATACTCAATATTCTATTCTTCATTATGATTTTTGGTGTAGGTGCTTCGTTTTTGCCTTACGAAATGGCTGGAATACTCATAGTAGGTGTTTATGCTGTCTTTACTCTTTTTGCGTTTGTAACGCTTCCAGTAGAGTTTGACGCGACCAAGAGAGCTCTGGCTTGGGTGGACCAAAGGAATATTACGCAAGGTAAAGAACATGATATGGCAACAGATGCATTAGACGCTGCTGCCAGAACATATTTAGTGGCGGCACTAGGTTCACTGGCCATGCTGATCTACTATGCTATGGTATTCTTAGGTGATCGCTAG
- the rfaE2 gene encoding D-glycero-beta-D-manno-heptose 1-phosphate adenylyltransferase codes for MKQTSHKVVSQEELKKRIQSWQSNGQKVVFSNGCFDILHLGHIDYLEKARAFGDQLVIGLNSDDSVRILKGENRPVNHQEARARMLAALSFVDGVTVFEEETPQELIDYLLPDVLVKGSDYEVENIVGAKSVIANGGSVETIDLVNGYSTTNIIEKIKK; via the coding sequence TTGAAACAGACATCTCATAAGGTAGTTAGCCAAGAAGAACTTAAAAAGAGGATTCAAAGTTGGCAATCCAACGGTCAGAAAGTCGTTTTCTCGAACGGATGCTTTGACATATTACATCTCGGGCACATTGACTATTTAGAGAAGGCACGTGCCTTTGGTGATCAATTGGTCATAGGCCTTAACTCTGATGACTCTGTGAGGATTTTGAAAGGTGAAAACAGACCCGTGAATCATCAAGAAGCCAGGGCTAGAATGCTAGCCGCTCTTTCCTTTGTTGATGGGGTGACAGTTTTTGAGGAAGAAACCCCTCAGGAATTAATAGATTACCTTTTACCTGATGTTTTGGTAAAAGGGAGTGACTACGAAGTGGAAAACATTGTAGGTGCAAAAAGCGTAATTGCGAATGGTGGATCAGTTGAGACAATTGACCTTGTCAATGGTTACTCCACCACCAATATCATAGAGAAAATAAAGAAGTAA
- a CDS encoding Na/Pi cotransporter family protein translates to MSPDQEPLYLILIKIFGALGLFIYGMKVMSEGIQRVAGDKLRNGLASMTSTRLGGVLTGFFTTSVIQSSSATTVMIVSFVNAGLLNLKQSIGVIMGANIGTTITALIIVIFGFKISITAFALPILALAVPLFLFAKADRWKYLGEFLIGFSILFIGLGALKDLVPSNLSAETQEFIGQLGEYGFFSTILMVVVGTIVTIIVQSSSAAIAITLTLCAKGIIPFEMAAAIVLGENIGTTITANIAAVIGNTHAKRAARAHLIFNLIGVLWMLILFNPFLRLIDSIVVSLDLGSPFTNVDSIKDGLTAFHMLFNILNTLILVWFVDLIARVVIKMVPSKEGDDEIFKLKYISTGIVKTPSLSLQEVQMEIRQFGDILASLCKNSKKLLLAEDKAKTARFKSRIYDLENTTDKFEEEVSNYVIRITSEELSINHSNQIRDVLSIASEFERTGDEYLRLVKHFERLDAKNVALTSKQVSKLEVLYDLISDAVGIVKSNLNVEDLSQVNEEEALSKEKEINDYVVKLHKQNLKSIEAKEYSVKTGVVYKDIIASLETIGDHLLNMSQSAVGKYSEEDQI, encoded by the coding sequence ATGTCTCCCGATCAAGAACCTCTCTATCTCATCTTAATTAAGATTTTTGGTGCACTTGGCCTTTTCATTTATGGAATGAAGGTGATGAGTGAGGGCATTCAGCGCGTTGCTGGAGATAAACTTAGGAATGGTCTGGCCAGTATGACAAGTACTAGGCTAGGAGGAGTTTTAACTGGCTTTTTTACGACATCTGTCATTCAGAGTTCATCAGCAACAACGGTGATGATCGTGAGTTTTGTGAATGCGGGCCTTTTAAATTTAAAACAGTCAATTGGAGTAATTATGGGCGCCAACATTGGAACCACTATTACTGCTTTAATCATCGTAATCTTTGGATTCAAAATAAGCATTACGGCCTTTGCATTACCCATTCTTGCACTTGCTGTCCCCCTTTTCTTATTTGCAAAGGCTGATCGGTGGAAATACCTCGGAGAGTTCTTAATCGGTTTCTCCATACTCTTTATAGGATTAGGAGCACTAAAAGATCTAGTACCAAGTAACTTATCAGCGGAGACTCAAGAGTTTATAGGTCAACTTGGAGAATACGGATTCTTCTCGACTATTTTGATGGTTGTAGTAGGTACTATTGTCACAATCATTGTTCAATCATCTAGCGCGGCAATAGCCATCACACTTACGCTATGCGCCAAGGGAATTATTCCATTCGAAATGGCAGCTGCCATTGTACTTGGTGAAAACATTGGCACTACAATCACCGCAAATATTGCGGCAGTAATCGGCAATACGCATGCTAAAAGAGCAGCACGCGCTCATCTAATCTTTAATCTCATTGGCGTGCTGTGGATGTTGATTCTTTTCAATCCTTTCCTCAGGCTTATTGACAGCATTGTGGTCTCGCTGGATCTTGGATCTCCATTCACGAATGTTGATTCGATTAAAGATGGGTTGACTGCTTTCCATATGCTGTTCAACATTCTGAATACATTGATCCTTGTATGGTTTGTCGATTTGATTGCTCGAGTGGTTATCAAAATGGTTCCATCAAAAGAAGGTGATGATGAGATATTCAAGCTAAAATACATTAGTACAGGAATCGTTAAGACTCCTTCTCTTTCACTTCAAGAAGTGCAAATGGAAATCCGACAGTTTGGCGATATCCTTGCTAGTCTTTGCAAAAACTCTAAAAAACTGTTGCTCGCTGAGGACAAAGCGAAGACAGCCCGATTTAAGTCTAGAATTTACGATTTAGAAAATACTACAGACAAATTTGAAGAGGAAGTTTCCAACTATGTGATTAGAATCACCAGCGAAGAACTAAGCATCAATCACTCTAATCAAATACGAGATGTCTTGAGTATTGCGTCAGAATTTGAGCGTACAGGTGATGAATATTTAAGACTGGTTAAGCACTTCGAAAGATTGGACGCTAAGAATGTAGCACTAACGTCAAAGCAAGTCAGTAAACTCGAGGTGTTGTATGATCTCATCTCAGATGCAGTGGGGATAGTAAAGAGCAACCTAAATGTCGAAGATTTATCTCAGGTCAACGAAGAAGAAGCCCTCTCCAAAGAGAAGGAGATCAATGACTATGTAGTCAAGCTGCATAAGCAAAACCTTAAATCCATTGAGGCAAAAGAGTACTCTGTAAAAACGGGAGTTGTTTACAAAGACATCATAGCCAGTTTAGAAACAATTGGTGATCACTTATTAAACATGAGTCAAAGCGCTGTCGGCAAATACAGCGAGGAAGATCAAATCTGA
- a CDS encoding Na/Pi symporter, whose protein sequence is MGEEELNIPNKKPRSWFLSAVMFIMAVGLFLLAIELVGASVSMIGRETARSVLLVTSNPFIGLFIGLLATALIQSSSTVTAMTVAVVASGYLSLGNAIPIVMGANVGTTLTSTLVSLGFITNRNEFRKAISAGTIHDFFNIITVLIVFPLEYYYGLLSYCAQQLTSLIAGGSGDNTAFNNTLDIGYSRVTEWLMTFFPQNFVSIIISLVLLFLSIKFLSNIIYSRLIGASKGKLKRYVFNNPYKSFGWGTLITAGVQSSSITTSLIVPLVASGRVKLSNAFPFIMGANIGTTITAILAAYSRSDAAISLAFVHLLFNLIGVLIFLPFPSIRKIPVAIAFKFGKLTLDSRAFGFSYIILSFFLLPFTLIYISGGSSGRQLIYEYEIDSGTKTSTIFVNPNEQQSQIQFLVYESGVDDSESPDTSFSINENQSKLATTRGLIDYDLSDNAFDNDGRILAVNDTASYTLNGEKMEGLRFIEVAFNDNTMGQFLIDNEKKVMIKSSYFDGQGDLLKTSKLISIQ, encoded by the coding sequence TTGGGAGAAGAAGAATTAAATATTCCGAATAAGAAACCAAGAAGTTGGTTTCTCTCTGCAGTCATGTTCATTATGGCGGTAGGTCTCTTCTTGCTTGCCATTGAGTTAGTAGGTGCTTCGGTGTCTATGATAGGTAGAGAAACCGCGCGTTCTGTTCTACTAGTAACATCCAATCCATTTATAGGTCTGTTCATTGGATTATTGGCTACAGCTTTAATTCAAAGTAGCTCGACTGTTACTGCAATGACAGTAGCTGTAGTTGCCTCGGGATATCTATCGCTTGGTAACGCGATCCCGATTGTGATGGGCGCTAATGTGGGCACCACGTTAACCAGTACCTTGGTTTCTCTGGGCTTTATAACAAATAGGAACGAATTCAGGAAGGCGATTTCGGCCGGTACGATTCACGACTTCTTTAATATAATAACCGTACTTATAGTATTCCCATTGGAGTATTACTATGGATTGCTGAGCTATTGTGCCCAACAATTGACTTCTCTAATCGCAGGAGGTTCTGGTGACAATACTGCATTTAACAATACATTAGACATTGGATACAGCAGGGTCACGGAGTGGTTAATGACATTTTTCCCGCAAAACTTTGTCTCCATCATTATCTCCTTGGTTCTTTTATTTCTCTCGATTAAGTTTTTGTCAAATATTATTTATTCGAGACTAATAGGTGCTTCAAAAGGCAAGTTGAAACGCTATGTTTTTAATAACCCGTACAAGTCTTTCGGCTGGGGTACTTTAATTACTGCAGGTGTTCAATCGAGCTCTATTACAACTTCGTTGATCGTTCCATTAGTGGCTTCTGGAAGAGTAAAATTGAGTAATGCCTTTCCATTTATAATGGGTGCCAATATTGGTACGACTATCACGGCTATCCTTGCAGCTTATAGCCGTTCTGACGCAGCCATTAGCCTGGCTTTCGTTCACTTGCTGTTCAATCTCATCGGGGTTCTTATATTCTTGCCTTTCCCATCGATCAGAAAGATTCCCGTAGCGATTGCTTTTAAATTTGGTAAGCTCACTTTGGATTCAAGGGCATTTGGTTTCTCCTATATCATTCTCTCTTTCTTTCTTCTACCGTTTACCCTTATTTACATCAGTGGTGGTTCCTCGGGTAGGCAGTTGATTTATGAATATGAGATTGATAGCGGGACTAAGACTTCGACAATTTTCGTCAATCCAAATGAGCAGCAAAGTCAAATTCAATTCTTGGTATACGAATCTGGCGTTGATGATTCTGAGTCTCCTGACACTTCATTTTCAATCAACGAGAACCAATCTAAGTTGGCTACAACCAGAGGTCTCATAGACTACGACTTATCAGACAATGCATTTGACAATGACGGTAGAATTCTAGCTGTTAATGATACGGCTAGCTACACGCTGAATGGTGAAAAAATGGAAGGGCTTCGTTTTATAGAAGTGGCTTTTAATGACAATACCATGGGGCAATTCTTAATTGACAACGAAAAGAAAGTGATGATAAAATCAAGCTACTTTGATGGTCAAGGTGACCTTTTAAAGACGAGTAAACTAATTTCAATTCAATAG
- a CDS encoding acyl-CoA dehydrogenase, which translates to MNFELTEEHIAVRDAAREFANTELLPGVIERDEHQKFPTEQVKKMGELGFMGMMVDPKYGGGGMDTVSYVLAMEEISKIDASASVCMSVNNSLVCWGIEKFGSEEQKQKYLTPLATGEKIGAFCLSEPEAGSDATSQQTTAEDKGDHYLLNGTKNWITNGNTASIYLVIAQTDREKGHRGINCLIVEKGMDGFVVGKKEDKLGIRGSDTHSLMFTDVKVPKENRIGEDGFGFKFAMSTLNGGRIGIASQALGIASGAYELALAYSKERKAFGKPISQHQAIQFKLADMATEIEAARLLCLQAAHLKDQKKDFAKASAMAKLYASKVAMDTTVEAVQVHGGYGFVKEYHVERLMRDAKITQIYEGTSEIQKIVISRELLK; encoded by the coding sequence ATGAATTTCGAGTTAACAGAAGAGCATATAGCGGTAAGAGACGCGGCCAGAGAATTCGCCAATACAGAGCTTTTACCAGGTGTTATTGAGAGAGATGAGCACCAAAAATTTCCAACTGAGCAAGTCAAAAAAATGGGCGAGCTTGGTTTTATGGGAATGATGGTAGACCCTAAATATGGAGGGGGTGGTATGGACACTGTTTCCTATGTACTGGCTATGGAAGAGATTTCTAAAATTGATGCTTCTGCCAGTGTTTGTATGTCAGTTAACAACAGTTTGGTATGCTGGGGAATTGAGAAATTCGGTAGCGAAGAGCAAAAGCAAAAATACCTTACTCCACTAGCTACTGGTGAAAAAATTGGTGCTTTTTGTCTTTCAGAACCAGAAGCTGGCTCAGATGCCACTTCACAGCAAACTACTGCTGAAGATAAAGGTGATCACTATTTACTCAATGGAACAAAAAACTGGATTACCAATGGTAATACAGCTTCCATCTATTTAGTCATTGCCCAAACCGATCGAGAAAAAGGCCATCGTGGTATTAACTGTCTGATCGTTGAAAAGGGAATGGACGGCTTTGTGGTCGGTAAAAAGGAAGATAAGTTAGGAATCAGAGGATCAGATACGCACTCCTTGATGTTTACCGATGTAAAAGTTCCTAAGGAAAACAGAATTGGAGAAGATGGCTTTGGTTTCAAATTTGCCATGTCGACTTTGAATGGAGGTAGAATCGGAATCGCTTCGCAAGCCTTGGGAATTGCCTCAGGTGCTTATGAATTGGCCTTAGCGTATTCTAAAGAAAGAAAAGCTTTTGGCAAACCGATCAGTCAGCATCAAGCAATCCAGTTCAAGTTGGCCGATATGGCCACCGAAATCGAGGCTGCACGACTACTGTGTCTGCAAGCTGCACATCTTAAGGATCAGAAGAAAGACTTTGCCAAGGCAAGTGCAATGGCCAAGCTCTATGCTTCAAAAGTAGCGATGGATACAACTGTTGAAGCGGTGCAGGTACATGGTGGATACGGCTTCGTGAAAGAATACCATGTTGAAAGACTGATGAGAGATGCAAAAATCACTCAGATCTACGAAGGTACGTCCGAGATTCAGAAGATTGTTATCTCGAGAGAGTTATTGAAATAA
- a CDS encoding M20 family metallopeptidase, with translation MISADQIKILANQFANDVVQIRRHIHANPELSFQEFETAKYVSKELRAIGIEPKEGIAGTGLTALIKGRNPEKKTVALRGDMDALPILEANDVDYKSTNEGVMHACGHDVHTACVLGAARILNELKDQFEGTVKLVFQPGEEKNPGGASLMIKDGALENPRPDRMLGQHVMPFIPTGKVGFREGMYMASADEIYLTVKGKGGHAALPDKVIDPIIIASHILVALQQVVSRNADPKTPTVLSFGTIHGGQAQNIIPDEVKISGTFRALNEDWRFEAHKRITAIAKGVAEGMGGECDVNIDVGYPYLSNDIKTTQVARQAATEYLGEENIVDLDLWMGAEDFAFYTHEVPSSFYRLGTGNEVKGTTNGVHTPNFNIDEDAIELGIGLMAWIALNQLYQI, from the coding sequence ATGATATCGGCAGATCAAATAAAGATTCTAGCAAATCAGTTTGCCAATGACGTGGTGCAGATCAGGCGTCATATTCATGCGAACCCAGAATTGTCTTTTCAAGAGTTTGAAACGGCTAAATATGTCTCCAAAGAATTAAGAGCTATTGGTATTGAACCCAAAGAGGGAATTGCCGGTACCGGTTTGACCGCTCTTATCAAAGGAAGGAATCCTGAAAAGAAGACCGTTGCATTGCGTGGTGATATGGATGCCCTACCAATTCTAGAAGCCAATGATGTGGACTATAAGTCAACCAATGAGGGTGTGATGCATGCCTGTGGCCATGATGTCCATACAGCTTGTGTATTGGGAGCTGCAAGAATTCTAAATGAGTTAAAAGATCAGTTTGAAGGAACGGTGAAATTGGTTTTTCAACCAGGGGAAGAAAAAAACCCGGGAGGAGCGTCCTTAATGATTAAGGATGGTGCCTTGGAGAATCCAAGACCAGATCGAATGCTGGGCCAGCATGTTATGCCATTTATTCCTACTGGCAAAGTTGGCTTCAGGGAAGGTATGTACATGGCCAGTGCCGATGAGATTTATCTGACCGTTAAAGGTAAGGGTGGACATGCGGCATTACCGGATAAGGTAATCGATCCAATTATAATTGCTTCTCATATTTTGGTGGCACTTCAGCAGGTGGTGAGTAGGAATGCAGACCCGAAGACACCAACCGTATTATCATTCGGAACCATTCACGGTGGACAGGCCCAGAATATAATTCCGGATGAAGTGAAAATATCAGGAACATTCAGGGCTTTGAACGAAGATTGGCGATTTGAAGCACATAAAAGAATTACTGCAATTGCCAAGGGGGTAGCTGAGGGTATGGGAGGCGAATGCGATGTTAATATTGACGTTGGCTATCCTTATCTGAGTAATGATATCAAAACTACTCAAGTGGCAAGGCAGGCAGCTACAGAATACCTGGGAGAAGAAAATATAGTCGATTTAGACCTTTGGATGGGAGCAGAGGATTTCGCTTTCTATACTCACGAGGTGCCATCCAGTTTCTACAGGCTAGGTACTGGCAATGAAGTTAAGGGAACCACCAATGGTGTGCACACACCCAATTTCAATATCGATGAAGATGCCATTGAGTTGGGAATTGGTTTAATGGCCTGGATTGCTCTGAACCAACTGTATCAGATTTGA
- a CDS encoding geranylgeranylglyceryl/heptaprenylglyceryl phosphate synthase produces the protein MRNSNLYNDFGRLTTSGRKALAVLFDPDDTDERGLIESLNLCLEQKVDYIFVGGSLVTSSNLHEVVSMVKSYTDIPCILFPGNAIQIDAAADAILFLSLISGRNPELLIGQHVVAAPVVKRSNLEVIPTGYMLVNSGKPTSASYISNSQPLPNDKPSLAASTALAGQMLGLKTVYMDAGSGAEEPIAARIIRAVKGAIDIPLIIGGGLNSASKARQALDAGADIIVIGNGAQKNLNLLTEVSEVVHFYNEALNVN, from the coding sequence ATGAGAAATAGCAATTTATACAACGACTTTGGCAGATTGACGACTTCTGGACGAAAGGCATTAGCAGTCCTTTTTGATCCTGATGACACTGATGAGCGAGGCTTGATCGAAAGCCTTAATCTATGTTTGGAACAAAAGGTAGATTATATTTTTGTGGGTGGAAGCCTGGTGACAAGCAGTAATTTGCATGAGGTTGTAAGTATGGTTAAATCATATACGGATATACCCTGTATACTATTCCCAGGCAACGCAATCCAAATTGATGCGGCTGCAGACGCTATCCTTTTTCTTTCTCTTATATCGGGAAGGAACCCTGAACTATTGATTGGTCAACATGTAGTAGCTGCTCCAGTTGTAAAAAGAAGCAATCTCGAAGTAATACCTACAGGTTATATGTTGGTTAATTCGGGTAAGCCCACAAGTGCTTCTTACATCAGCAATTCCCAGCCCTTGCCTAATGATAAACCAAGTTTAGCCGCGTCTACGGCCCTTGCAGGTCAAATGCTAGGCTTGAAAACAGTCTATATGGATGCAGGTAGTGGCGCTGAAGAACCCATTGCTGCAAGAATAATTCGCGCTGTAAAAGGAGCTATAGATATTCCCTTGATTATTGGAGGTGGATTGAATTCTGCATCAAAGGCTAGGCAGGCATTGGATGCAGGTGCCGATATCATTGTGATTGGCAATGGGGCACAAAAAAACCTCAATCTTTTGACTGAGGTTTCTGAGGTGGTACATTTTTATAATGAAGCCTTAAATGTTAATTAG
- a CDS encoding phage holin family protein, with protein MKLFDLDKLVDTLTGFLETKIELLKLDAQEESTKLIAKAVVSLMIAVLCLMALLLISIGLSNVLNSYLESNFLGYIIVGALYLCFAGIVYFRRKSLLNQIKAKSEIKKD; from the coding sequence TTGAAGCTTTTTGACTTAGATAAACTAGTAGACACTTTAACAGGGTTTCTTGAGACCAAAATTGAACTTCTAAAGCTTGATGCTCAGGAAGAATCAACCAAGCTGATTGCTAAAGCGGTAGTCTCTTTAATGATCGCTGTTTTATGTTTGATGGCTTTATTACTGATATCTATAGGCTTATCTAATGTTCTTAATTCATATTTGGAAAGTAACTTCTTGGGATATATTATAGTCGGAGCATTGTACCTCTGTTTTGCCGGAATAGTTTACTTCAGAAGAAAAAGTTTGTTAAATCAGATTAAGGCAAAATCAGAGATTAAGAAAGATTAA
- a CDS encoding helix-turn-helix domain-containing protein — protein sequence MEDYNKIIESLGVRYIKSRNMKIAKAVTIDNFYDVENTIIVVNNGDVYFGPDQEKVSEGDMLFIPGGKSLSISFGSVTAQAISNEEFISNKKKYLQNANDSEINDFDVDGFSQVMFEAKVFDSVNFFSSLNITPFAIRNCSVLAELIRLIINEDNSVKPGKNRVIKVNTEYLVVEVIRYILDNRLFVEQLVTNSTYFKDPRLIDIFSYIKKNIGGDLSNKVLARVANVSEDYVGQYFKMLTGINPQDYIEYQRMEAAVDLLRTTKKSIRDIGREVGYKDTAYFCRRFKMMFGIPAGKMRRRESLINI from the coding sequence ATGGAGGATTATAACAAAATAATAGAATCACTAGGAGTTCGCTACATCAAGAGTAGGAACATGAAGATAGCTAAGGCTGTCACGATAGATAACTTTTACGATGTCGAGAATACCATTATTGTAGTCAATAATGGAGACGTGTATTTCGGTCCAGATCAAGAAAAAGTTTCTGAAGGAGATATGCTTTTTATCCCTGGAGGGAAATCCCTTTCAATTTCATTTGGCTCTGTTACAGCACAGGCGATCTCGAACGAAGAGTTTATTTCTAATAAGAAGAAATACTTGCAAAACGCAAATGACTCTGAGATCAATGACTTTGACGTGGATGGATTTAGTCAGGTAATGTTTGAGGCGAAAGTCTTTGACTCTGTCAACTTCTTCTCATCATTGAACATAACACCTTTCGCCATTCGCAATTGCAGTGTATTGGCAGAATTAATCAGACTTATTATAAATGAAGATAATTCTGTAAAGCCGGGTAAGAACAGAGTAATCAAGGTAAATACAGAGTACTTGGTTGTAGAGGTTATCAGATATATTTTAGATAATAGGCTCTTTGTAGAACAGTTGGTGACCAATAGCACCTACTTCAAGGATCCTAGACTTATTGATATTTTCAGTTATATCAAGAAGAATATCGGTGGGGATCTGTCTAACAAAGTGCTGGCTAGAGTGGCTAATGTTTCAGAGGACTATGTTGGTCAGTATTTCAAAATGCTGACGGGTATTAACCCTCAGGATTACATTGAGTATCAACGTATGGAAGCCGCTGTTGACCTATTGAGAACCACCAAGAAGAGCATCAGAGATATCGGTCGAGAAGTCGGATATAAAGATACAGCCTACTTCTGTAGAAGATTTAAAATGATGTTCGGTATTCCTGCTGGAAAAATGAGAAGACGTGAAAGCCTAATTAACATTTAA